The sequence below is a genomic window from Streptomyces sp. B21-105.
CGGCGTTGCCACGGTTCGCCGGCCGGCGTTTCACCGTCGGCGTTTTTTCGGTGGCCGCACGGAATCCCGTACGACGACGTGGGTGCCCAGGATCAGATGTTCGGCGTCGCCGCCCTTGCGCCGGACGGTGGCGCCGACGCCCTCCCGGCGATCGGCCACCGCGCGCAGGGCGACTCGTCCCATCTCTTCGTACGGCACGTGCACCGTGGTCAGTTGAGGCGTGAGCTGGGACGCCAGCGGGATGTCGTCGTAACCCGTGATCGACACGTCCTCCGGCACTCGAAGCCCCGCTGCCCGCACCGCCTGCATGGCGCCGGCGGCAACGATGTCGGTGCCGGCGAGCACGGCGGTGAAGTCGGGCGTCTCGTGCAGGGCAGCCTCCACCGCAGCGTATCCGTGCTCGTCGTCGTACGGACCGTGCCGCACCAGCCCCGGATCGAACCGCGCGCCGTAGGCCTCGAAGGCCCGTCGCGCACCGTTCAGCCTGCCCTGAGCCGTGGTCAGTCCGGCGGGACCCGGCAAGACCAGGACACGTCGATGGCCGGCCGACAGCAGGTGACTGGCCATCGCGTAGGCACCGGACTCGTTGTCGTAGTCGACCGTCGTCGCAGGGACATCGCCCTCCAACGGCGGCCTGCCGACCAGGACCAGGTGCGACCCGGCAGCGTCCAGGGACCGTGCGAAACGGGCCATGCGCAACTGGTACTCGTCGTAGTCGTAGG
It includes:
- a CDS encoding LacI family DNA-binding transcriptional regulator codes for the protein MSQSRTTGKPGRVTIRDVAHHAGVSVASVSRVLSGNYPVSEDIRSRVMQVVGDLDYVTNAHARSLAGGGTPTVAILINNITGAAFAHVAKGVEGAATLRGWLSLVGTTGDDPERELALVNMMRQQGVAAVVLLGGAYDYDEYQLRMARFARSLDAAGSHLVLVGRPPLEGDVPATTVDYDNESGAYAMASHLLSAGHRRVLVLPGPAGLTTAQGRLNGARRAFEAYGARFDPGLVRHGPYDDEHGYAAVEAALHETPDFTAVLAGTDIVAAGAMQAVRAAGLRVPEDVSITGYDDIPLASQLTPQLTTVHVPYEEMGRVALRAVADRREGVGATVRRKGGDAEHLILGTHVVVRDSVRPPKKRRR